TCGACCCCGAGATCATCGGGGTGCGCGGCATGGTCTGCGGCGGTGACCGGACCGATGCCATCCGCCCTGAACTGGTGGAAAAGGCACTTGCCATGATCAGGTGAGCATGATGTATGCCGAAAAACTGAACGTGCCCACGGCCCTCACCTTCGACGACGTCCTCCTTGTCCCGGCGGCGTCCCTTGTCGAACCGAGCGAGGCCGATGTCCACGCAATCTTCTCGAAGAACATTCCCCTGAATATCCCGATCGTCTCGTCCGCGATGGACACGGTGACCGAGTCGGAGATGGCCATCGCCCTTGCCCGCCTCGGCGGCATCGGCGTGATCCACCGGAACATGAAGCCTGAGCGGGAAGTGGAGATGGTCAGCCGGGTGAAGCGTGCGGAAGACCTGATCGAGCGCGAGGTGCTCTCTGTCGGGCCTGACGCCACCCTCTCCGAGGTGGAGGAACTGATGAACAAGCACGGCATCGGCGGGGTGCCGGTCATCGAGAAGAACCATCTTGTCGGGATCATCTCGCGCCGCGACATCAGGGCGATCGTCCACCGCCGGGGCAAAGAGGCGGTCCGCTCGATCATGACGACGGCGCCGATCACGGCCCGCGAGGACGTCACCGCCGAAACGGCGCTGGAGACGATGTACTCGAGCAAGGTCGAGCGCCTGCCGGTCACCAACGGCGACGGGAGACTGCTCGGCATCATCACGATGCAGGACATCCTGGAGAAGCGCGCCTATCCCCTGGCAAACAGGGACGCGGACGGGAGCCTCCGGGTCGCCGCGGCTGTCGGCCCCTTCGACTTCGAGAGGGCGATGATGCTCGACGAGGCCGGGGTGGACGCGATCGTGGTGGACTGCGCCCACGGCCATAACCTCCATGTGGTGAAGGCGGTGCGCGAGATCAAGGCGAGCGCAAAGGCCGACATCGTCGCGGGGAACATCGCCACCGCAGCGGCGGCTTCCGAACTCTCCGACACGGTCGACGGCCTGAAGGTCGGGATCGGGCCGGGCTCGATCTGCACGACCAGGATCGTGGCAGGCGTCGGTGTCCCGCAGGTCTCGGCGATCAGTAGCGTCGCCGACGTGGCAGGGCCTCTCGGCATCCCGGTCATCGCGGACGGCGGCGTCCGGTACTCGGGCGACATCGCCAAGGCGATCGCCGCGGGCGCAAACTGCGTGATGATGGGCAGTCTCCTTGCCGGGACAGACGAGGCGCCTGGTCGTGTGATCGCGATGCAGGGCCGGAAGTACAAGCAGTACCGCGGTATGGGGTCACTCGGCGTCATGAGCGGCGGCGAGTCCTCGGACCGCTACTTCCAGAAGAAGGGGATCGGCAGGACCAAGTACGTCCCCGAGGGCGTGGAAGGGGCGATCCCCTATGTCGGGAATGTCTCCGATGTCGTGTACCAGCTCGTCGGCGGCCTCAAGTCGGCGATGGGCTACACGGGGTCGGCGACGATCGAGGACCTCAGGACGAAGGGGATGTTCGTCAGGATCACCGCGGCCGGGATGGGCGAGTCCCACCCGCACAACATTCTCATCACCGACGAGGCCCCGAACTACCGGTTGATGAGCTGATATCATCCCCATTTATATTTTATGAACACTAACATCTGGTAAGGATGCTCGATAACGGTGAAGTCTCCCGCCTCCTTGATATCCTCGGGAACAGGAACAGGAGGCGGATCATCGATCTTCTCAGGCTGAAGCCCTGCTTTGTCACCGAGATCTCGGACAAACTGATGATCTCGCCGAAGGCGGTGATCGAACATCTGCAGATGATGGAACAGGAGGAGATCCTCTCTTCGTTCCACGACGACCGCCGGCGGAAGTATTATTGTCTGGTACGTGAGATCAGGGTCGATGTGAGGCTTGAGGGGAACGAGACGGCTCCCTTCCCCAGGCCGGGAGAGAGCAGAGGGGCGAAATATCTCACCGCGCTCTTCATGCTCACCAGGATGCTCCGCACGCGGGACAGTCTCATCGCAAACCTCGAAGAGATCGAGCGGGAGATCGAGGTCAAGATGAATGATGTGGTGAAGTACAGCAGGGAGATCCTCTCGAACGAGACCGAGATGGATCTGGTGCTGGCCCTTGCCCACTGTACCCTCACCCTGCAGGACCTCGAAGAGTACACCGGTCTCGAAGCCGAACCGGTGGAAGCGATGCTCGAAGATCTTATCGGAAAAGGGATCGTGGAACAGAACGGGAAAGAGTATATGCTGCGTGTTTCCTATGCCGAACAACCCTTATGACGAAATTTTCAAGAGCCTGGCAAAGATCCTCGGCGAGATGACGGCCGAAGGCGGCGAACCGCCGCGGATCATCGGGTGCACGATCATCGCCGGCGGCGGGGTGCCGCACCGGGAGGAGGAGATGCCCGAGGACGACGACGGCATCGACTACGAGGTGGTCGAGGGCGAGGACTGCGTCTATGTCACGGCAGAGGTCCCGCCGGAGGCAGAGGTCGCGGCCGAGTTCGGGCCCCGCGAGGTGACGTTGACGGTCGGCGATGCGACGGAGACGATCGACCTGGAGGCCGACATCGACGGGGAAGGGAGTTCGTACTCGGTCAACAACGGCATCTTCGACGTCGTCTGCAGGAAGGCCGGGAAAACGGCCTGAAACTTTTTTTATTTTTATTTCTGGAGAACCGCTCATGAAACGAAGTTTCAAGCGGTTCTTTGAAAACCACTGAGGTGGTTTTCATGGTACATCTCCATACGCCGGCGTGAGATGCTCTTCTGGTTCAACGCGGCGAACCCCGGGTACATCGCCTTCCCCTCAAACACAGACCGGGGGTTTCACCCCCGGACCCCCGAAACAGGATTGGTTCCGGGAAGATAGGGCAGGGATCCCGAATAGGGTGATTGAAATGCCTCCGCCTATCCTGAGTGAGGGTCCGGAGGAACGAGTGAAGGGAGCATGAGAAAACGGAAAATCGAAGATTTTCTCGTTCAGGCACATCTTTGATGTGCACTGAGACGGAGTCTTCGAGGTAGTCCCCCGGCGCGAGATGCTGATCACCTGCCTTCCCCATACTGTTCGCCGGGGGACTGCTCGAAAATCTACGATTTTCTCATGCTCACTTCTTTCGCACAGCGAAATCTTCGGTTTCTTGACCTCACTTCGTTCGTTCCTCGAAAACCTACGGCCAGTAGCAAATCTCAGATATACCATTGACTAGAGTTCTTCGAGTGGTAGTCCCCCGGAGAACCGGTAGCCTGTTACAGAAGAGATAAAAATTCGTCGAGAGAGATCCCGGCCTGAAAGAGAATTGTCTGAAGTGTCTTTGGAGCAAGCGTCTTTCCGGAGTGGACGGGAACAGTGACGATGACGCCGCGCTCTGGATGGTGGAGGTATTGGTGGCTGCCTCGCATGCCGACCTCCTCAAAGCCTGCTCGCTTCAAGGCCCGGATCACTTTCTCCCCTGTGGTTCTCGGGAGTTTCATGCTGCGTTGCTCGTATTCAGGGGTACGGACACCTCAACAGGAATAGGCTTCCGTGACTGCTCCCCCTCCTCTCGTCGGGGGCATCCTGGGGTGTCACCCCTGAGATTGCAGCCCCAATCTCAGAATATTGATCGCCGCGTTCTGGTCGCGGTCCATCACCAACCCACAATGCGGGCAGGAGTGCACCCGATCAGATAACGTCTTTGCGACGATCATTCCACATCTGGAGCACTGCTGAGATGTATTTCTGGGGTTCACAAGGATCACGCGTGAGCCAGCCTCTTCCGCTTTGCTCTCTGTGATCGAGATGAACATAGTCCAGGCAACATCGGCAATGCTTTTTGCCAAATGGTGGTTCTTTTCCATATTCTTGACATTCAGATCCTCGAATACAATCGTACCGAACCAGTCCACCAATTGACGGGAGGTCTGGTGAGCAAAATTGAGCCGTCTGTTGGCGATCCGTTCATGGATGTGTGCGACGATCTTCCGGGCTTTCTTCCGTTCAGGGGTTCCTGTCTCTACTTTCGAGAGTTTCCTCTGCGCTTTTGCAAGGGCCTTCTCGTCGGTACGGAAGAACCGGGGATTCTCGATCTTCTCTCCGTTCGAGAGGGTGGCGAAGGACTCCAGCCCAACATCGATCCCGACCGTTATCTCCTTCTGTGGGAGAGGGGAGGGATAGTACTCAACCGAGAAGCAGGCATACCACTTCCCGGTCGATGACCGTCGGATCGCGAGAGTTTTGATCGTCCCTTCAACCGGACGGTGAAGGACGATCCTCACGTCTCCGATCTTTGAGAGGTGGAGACGGTCTCCATCGAGTTTGAATCCATACTGTGGATACGTGAAACTGTCATACCGTCCTTTTCCCTTAAAACGTGGATAGCCGGAGTTTTCCCTGGCCTTTACGCGCCGGAAGAATGCTTTGAAAGCAAGATCCACACGCATGGATACATCTTGCAAAACCTGAGAATAGACAGTAGAAAGTTCTGGATGCTCCTTTTTCCAGAGAGGGATCTGACGTTTTGATTCGTAATAGGAGATAGAACGTTGTTCCTGTTCCCACGCGTTCTTTCGCAATACAAGCGTCTCGTTATAGACCCACCGGCAGACCTCCAGCGTCTGCTCCAGTCGAGAGACCTGAGATCTTGTTGGGTAGAGTCGGTAACGATACCCTTTAGGCACAATGCCATTATGGAAGAGAATGAGTTATAAATAATTAGTATCGGTGGACGGGCTCTGTATCCCACCATTGAAATGGCGAGGATTAGCCCGGTCTTGATCCTAACTTTTTGGCGACCTCGATATACCCCGAGATTGCTTCTTCAATATGTGCCAGCGCCTCTTCCCAGGTAGACCCCTCGCTGATGCAACCCGGGAGGGAGGGAACCGTTACGGTGTACCCTCCGTCTTCATTCTGCTCCATAAGAACGGTGTAGCGGAGACGAATATCAGACAATCGATCCCTTCACAGGTGAATAGTATCTGGCACTATATAGGAGTTCTGCAAAAGAGTGTCGCCCCGGAAACCCTGCCGGCAAAGGCAGCGAAGGCGAAAAAAGCCCAATATCTGGGTTTCAGGGGGTGAAAGGGGATCCGCACTTCTCCCTGTGGAATCAGGAGTAGCACCCGACAAAAGTACAGGATTTTTCCAAAACTTTTTATCAAAGAGGTCATCCCAAAAATGACCGGAAACCTTACCATTACGATAGGAGAGTGGATGGCAGACTCCTCTTCAGAATATCGTGTTTACTCCTCCCTGGTCCAATCATGAGCGGGGTGCGAGCGACAGCGAGCATGAGAACACAGAGAATCAAAGATTCTCTGAGCAGGCAAATGTTTCATTTGCTATGAACGGAAAATCGAAGATTTTCCTGTGCGTGCATATCTTCGATGTGCCACGGACCGAAGGTTTTCGATTGCCCGGGAGAACGACCGAAGGGAGTCGATAAGACCAAAGATTTTCTCAAGCTCGCACCCCCCTCGGGATTGGCCCCGGAACGTTAGAGCAGAAGATCATCCCATCCCTATCCTGACGCTCCGGAGAGAACGGCGGCACACCAACCGTCACCTCTATGTCGTCAGGCGCCCCATCACCTCCCGATGAAATATATCGTCACTGGCGGCGCAGGATTTATCGGCTCCCATATCGCCGAGGCGCTCAGAGATGAGCACGAGGTCGTCGTCATCGACGACTTCTCGACAGGTCACCCTGAGAACCTCCGGGGTTTCGACGTCACACTCGTCGAGGGAAACGTGGCCGACCTCCCCCTGCTGAAGAGGATCTTCGCCGGCGCCGACGGCGTCTTCCACCAGGCGGCGATCGCCTCGGTGCCGAAGTCGGTCGCCGACCCCCTCGCCACCCACCAGGCAAACCTCACCGGCACCCTGAACGTCCTCCTCGCCGCACGGGACGCGGGCGTGCGGAAGGTGGTCCTCGCCTCCTCCTCGGCCGTCTACGGCGAGAGCCCCGAACTCCCGAAGAGGGAGGGGATGCTCCCCGAACCCCTCTCGCCATACGCCGTCTCCAAACTCGCGGGCGAGCACTATGCCGCCTCCTTCTCGCGGCTGTACGGCCTGCAGGCCGTCTGCCTGCGGTACTTCAACGTCTTCGGCCCGCGGCAGGATCCCTCGTCCCCGTACTCGGGAGTGATCTCGATCTTTGCCGACCGTATCCTCGCGGGCAGACCGATCACCATCTATGGCGACGGCGAGCAGACGCGGGACTTCGTCTATGTCGCCGACGTCGTCAGGGCCAACCTCCGTGCGATGGAGGGCGGCGCCGAAGGAGTCTTCAACATCGCCCGCGGCCGCACGACCACCCTGAACGCCCTTGCAGAGACGATGATGCGGGCCGCGGGCCGGACCGTGGAAGTCGGGCACGCGGAGGCGCGGGCAGGCGACATCAGGCACTCGTGTGCCGACATCACGCGGGCGCAGGAAACCCTCGGGTGGGCGCCCGAGTGGGGGCTTGAGGACGGCCTTGCCTGGACAATCCGGGCGGCAGGCCCTCAGCGGGTGTGACCAGCCTTCTCCCTGATGAGGTGCCTGATCGCGCCGAAAAAGAAGGGCCGCAGGCTTTCGTGCCTCAGGTCAGACACCACCGTCTTGATCGCCGCCGCAGGCACGCTGCCCATCCCCCTCTCCCGCATCTTCCTGAAGACCGCACCTTTTTCGATCGAATGCCCGTTCCCGTCCGTCTGCCCTGCGGCAGCAGGGGACCGCGAGACATTCGGGAAGCGGTTCGTGCAGTAGACCCTGAACGCGTCCTTATACCACGCCTGCCTGTACTGCTCCTCCGAGTCGAAGACCTGCAGGCGCCGCCGGAAACACTCCTGCCTCTCTTTGTCGTTCGCCAGGACGACCATCCTCTTCTCCAGGTCGATATGATAGTAATACCGGGTGAGGGCGACCTCGCCGCCGTCCCCGATCTCCACCCCGAGACAGTACGAGTCGCAGGTGTACGAGACATTGTGGTGGGTCGGGACGTCGAAACAGAAGTTCCCGAGACCATAGACGATAGTCCGACCGTCGACTGTCTCGATGCCCTGTGGGGCATGGGCATGGTGACCGATGACCAGGTCGGCCCCGGCACGGGCGATCTCATGGAAAAAGGCCCGCCTCTTTGGTTCGGGGACGATATTGTACTCGGTCCCGCCATGGTAGGTGTAGATGACCGCGTCGGGGTCTTCGGTCTCCCTGACTTCCCTGATCAGGGCACGGATCTTTTTGAGGTCAAAATAGTACGGTGCCGGCGTCCTCCCGTCCCACATCGGGCCCTCCCGGTGGCAGGAGGCGATGAGGGCGACCTTCGTCCCGCCATGACCGACCATGAGGTATTCGGGATAACCGCCGACGCCGTAGTGCCTGATACCGCTCTCCTCCAGGCGCCTGACCGTCTCCTCCACACCGCTAAGGCCGCTGTCCATGATATGGTTGTTCGCGAGAGTGCAGATGCCGACATGCCTCTCCTTCAGGTACCCGGCCGTATTCAGGGGGGCCTTCAGGTTGGCACCGCCGCTCTCCTTCTGCCTGGGCGGGGCATCGGTGATGGGGTTTTCGAGGTTGATGTGGCAGACATCCGCGTCACGGAAAAGGGCCCTGATCTGCTCGTCGAAGATCTCCTCCCCTGCCTGTACCTGGTCAAAAAAAACGCCGCTTGCCGAGAAATCCCCCGTACATACGATCCTCATGGATATCACCCCCCTATCGTGACGACTGGTTAATGAATCTTTTTATCTCCTGATAATATCCGGCAACCCACCCTTTCAAAAACGGATCCCGGACAACGACCCGTGCATAATAGACGAGGCTCACGACAAAGGCAACGGCAAGGAGGGCCAGGGCAGGCAGAGAAAGGAGTTTGGCTGCGATCAGGGGCGCCGCAACCAGGAGGCCGACCGCAAGGTCGGCGCACCAGAGGTAGCACTCCCTGAGATAGTCCAGGCCCGCGAGTTTCAGGAGCCAGAGATTCATAAAGGCGCAGAAGAGCGCACCTGTCAGGGAGAAGAGGAGTATCGCGATGACCGGGTCCCCGGTCATGCCGCCGATCGTGAGGGAGACCACGCGGGACGTCAGGAGGGCCAGGTCGAAGACAAGGCCAGCCCCCTGCTTCTCAAGCACGCTGAAGATGGTCGTCAGCGGCGACGAGACGAACATGAAAAAGATCCAGGGGACGAGGAGTTTGACATAGAAACCGGCCTCGTACCACTGGGGGCCGAGGAAGAAGACGAACATTTCCTCGCCGATGAGGAGGAGGAGGAGCATGGGAAAGATGCTGATCGCGACAAGACGCCTGTGGACCTCCTGCACGATAGGGCCGATGTCCCCGGTCTTTTTCTGTTCCTCGCTCGCCCTCTGGAAGAAGACCTGCGAGACCGCGGTGCCGACGAGACCGAGGGGGAGGCTCACCGCCTGGTATGCGAGGGAGTACAGCCCGACGATGGCCGGGGTGAAGAAGAAGGCGAGGAATATGGGGGAGACCTGCCGGGAGACCTCGTTGGCAGCGGTCGACCAGGAGGTGAAGATCGGGAACTTCCTGTACCTGATGGCGAGTGCCCTGACCTTCGCCAGGGTGACAGACGAAAGGAGGTGCCGGTCCTTCCTGACCTCGCGGAGCATCAGGATATCGGCGGCGCCGTACCCGGCTACGGCCCCACCAATGAGGCCGAGTGGCGAGGCAACACCGATGCCGGC
This window of the Methanofollis ethanolicus genome carries:
- the guaB gene encoding IMP dehydrogenase, producing the protein MYAEKLNVPTALTFDDVLLVPAASLVEPSEADVHAIFSKNIPLNIPIVSSAMDTVTESEMAIALARLGGIGVIHRNMKPEREVEMVSRVKRAEDLIEREVLSVGPDATLSEVEELMNKHGIGGVPVIEKNHLVGIISRRDIRAIVHRRGKEAVRSIMTTAPITAREDVTAETALETMYSSKVERLPVTNGDGRLLGIITMQDILEKRAYPLANRDADGSLRVAAAVGPFDFERAMMLDEAGVDAIVVDCAHGHNLHVVKAVREIKASAKADIVAGNIATAAAASELSDTVDGLKVGIGPGSICTTRIVAGVGVPQVSAISSVADVAGPLGIPVIADGGVRYSGDIAKAIAAGANCVMMGSLLAGTDEAPGRVIAMQGRKYKQYRGMGSLGVMSGGESSDRYFQKKGIGRTKYVPEGVEGAIPYVGNVSDVVYQLVGGLKSAMGYTGSATIEDLRTKGMFVRITAAGMGESHPHNILITDEAPNYRLMS
- a CDS encoding ArsR/SmtB family transcription factor; this encodes MLDNGEVSRLLDILGNRNRRRIIDLLRLKPCFVTEISDKLMISPKAVIEHLQMMEQEEILSSFHDDRRRKYYCLVREIRVDVRLEGNETAPFPRPGESRGAKYLTALFMLTRMLRTRDSLIANLEEIEREIEVKMNDVVKYSREILSNETEMDLVLALAHCTLTLQDLEEYTGLEAEPVEAMLEDLIGKGIVEQNGKEYMLRVSYAEQPL
- a CDS encoding CS domain-containing protein; this translates as MPNNPYDEIFKSLAKILGEMTAEGGEPPRIIGCTIIAGGGVPHREEEMPEDDDGIDYEVVEGEDCVYVTAEVPPEAEVAAEFGPREVTLTVGDATETIDLEADIDGEGSSYSVNNGIFDVVCRKAGKTA
- a CDS encoding type II toxin-antitoxin system HicA family toxin, with product MKLPRTTGEKVIRALKRAGFEEVGMRGSHQYLHHPERGVIVTVPVHSGKTLAPKTLQTILFQAGISLDEFLSLL
- a CDS encoding RNA-guided endonuclease InsQ/TnpB family protein, which encodes MPKGYRYRLYPTRSQVSRLEQTLEVCRWVYNETLVLRKNAWEQEQRSISYYESKRQIPLWKKEHPELSTVYSQVLQDVSMRVDLAFKAFFRRVKARENSGYPRFKGKGRYDSFTYPQYGFKLDGDRLHLSKIGDVRIVLHRPVEGTIKTLAIRRSSTGKWYACFSVEYYPSPLPQKEITVGIDVGLESFATLSNGEKIENPRFFRTDEKALAKAQRKLSKVETGTPERKKARKIVAHIHERIANRRLNFAHQTSRQLVDWFGTIVFEDLNVKNMEKNHHLAKSIADVAWTMFISITESKAEEAGSRVILVNPRNTSQQCSRCGMIVAKTLSDRVHSCPHCGLVMDRDQNAAINILRLGLQSQG
- a CDS encoding type II toxin-antitoxin system HicB family antitoxin, with the protein product MEQNEDGGYTVTVPSLPGCISEGSTWEEALAHIEEAISGYIEVAKKLGSRPG
- a CDS encoding SDR family oxidoreductase, coding for MKYIVTGGAGFIGSHIAEALRDEHEVVVIDDFSTGHPENLRGFDVTLVEGNVADLPLLKRIFAGADGVFHQAAIASVPKSVADPLATHQANLTGTLNVLLAARDAGVRKVVLASSSAVYGESPELPKREGMLPEPLSPYAVSKLAGEHYAASFSRLYGLQAVCLRYFNVFGPRQDPSSPYSGVISIFADRILAGRPITIYGDGEQTRDFVYVADVVRANLRAMEGGAEGVFNIARGRTTTLNALAETMMRAAGRTVEVGHAEARAGDIRHSCADITRAQETLGWAPEWGLEDGLAWTIRAAGPQRV
- a CDS encoding CapA family protein, which produces MRIVCTGDFSASGVFFDQVQAGEEIFDEQIRALFRDADVCHINLENPITDAPPRQKESGGANLKAPLNTAGYLKERHVGICTLANNHIMDSGLSGVEETVRRLEESGIRHYGVGGYPEYLMVGHGGTKVALIASCHREGPMWDGRTPAPYYFDLKKIRALIREVRETEDPDAVIYTYHGGTEYNIVPEPKRRAFFHEIARAGADLVIGHHAHAPQGIETVDGRTIVYGLGNFCFDVPTHHNVSYTCDSYCLGVEIGDGGEVALTRYYYHIDLEKRMVVLANDKERQECFRRRLQVFDSEEQYRQAWYKDAFRVYCTNRFPNVSRSPAAAGQTDGNGHSIEKGAVFRKMRERGMGSVPAAAIKTVVSDLRHESLRPFFFGAIRHLIREKAGHTR
- a CDS encoding lipopolysaccharide biosynthesis protein, with the protein product MSRFVTNVLKLVSGSVIAQAAGVLLIPVIARLYSPDDFGVFQVFLSIAGILAIISCFSYHLAIMLPGEDEDAANLAVLSAVLVVATSAVSGAVLIIFAENIAAALNFPALAGYIGLIPVLVLLNGLFFVLNYWLSRREKFGTVAGGRVANSLVNKGVQIGAGIGVASPLGLIGGAVAGYGAADILMLREVRKDRHLLSSVTLAKVRALAIRYRKFPIFTSWSTAANEVSRQVSPIFLAFFFTPAIVGLYSLAYQAVSLPLGLVGTAVSQVFFQRASEEQKKTGDIGPIVQEVHRRLVAISIFPMLLLLLIGEEMFVFFLGPQWYEAGFYVKLLVPWIFFMFVSSPLTTIFSVLEKQGAGLVFDLALLTSRVVSLTIGGMTGDPVIAILLFSLTGALFCAFMNLWLLKLAGLDYLRECYLWCADLAVGLLVAAPLIAAKLLSLPALALLAVAFVVSLVYYARVVVRDPFLKGWVAGYYQEIKRFINQSSR